The following is a genomic window from Sutcliffiella horikoshii.
AAGACTCGTATATTCTATCGTCTATATCGAAATCCATTAGTAATGTTCGGATTAGGACCAATTTACACGTTCCTGATCAGAAATCGTTTCAACCGTAAAGAGGCAAGACAAAAAGAGCGCAACAACTTATACCTGACAAACGTACTGATTGTTGCAGTAGCCGTATTAATGAGCTTAGCAATCGGCTGGCAGGCATTTCTGATTGTACACGGCACCATTTTCATGATTGCTGGAAGTGTGGGAATTTGGTTGTTTTATGTACAACATACGTTTGAAGATTCCTACTTTGAAATGGATAAAGATTGGGAATATGTATTAGCTGCAGTAGAAGGAAGTTCTTATTACAAGTTACCAAAAGTACTTCAATTCTTAACTGGAAACATCGGTTACCATCATATTCACCATTTAAGCCCAAGGGTGCCGAACTATGAACTGGAAAAGTGCCATCATAGCACTCCACCGCTTCAACACGTACCAACCATTACACTGGCTACAAGTTTGAAATCCCTTAAGTTCCGTTTATGGGATGAAAAGAGCAAAAATTTTGTAACGTTCAGAGAAGCGAAGAAAATGATACGTAAC
Proteins encoded in this region:
- a CDS encoding fatty acid desaturase — translated: MSIQNEMKNLKKQVAPFEKSQTKKSIWQLINTLTPFFLLWYLTYISLSVSYWLALVPAIFAAGFMTRIFIIFHDCTHHSFFKNRKWNRAVGTVTGVLTLFPFDQWGHDHSVHHATSGNLDKRGVGDIWTLTVEEYKAASLKTRIFYRLYRNPLVMFGLGPIYTFLIRNRFNRKEARQKERNNLYLTNVLIVAVAVLMSLAIGWQAFLIVHGTIFMIAGSVGIWLFYVQHTFEDSYFEMDKDWEYVLAAVEGSSYYKLPKVLQFLTGNIGYHHIHHLSPRVPNYELEKCHHSTPPLQHVPTITLATSLKSLKFRLWDEKSKNFVTFREAKKMIRNTVSSVDMKPEV